A stretch of Triticum aestivum cultivar Chinese Spring chromosome 1D, IWGSC CS RefSeq v2.1, whole genome shotgun sequence DNA encodes these proteins:
- the LOC123169014 gene encoding phospholipase A1-Ibeta2, chloroplastic-like has product MSAAAAIAAPPRHSRPSPLNPNATAMANTTKPNAVCTKTHLANLDRLLLRPPPLPLPVRPKKALADESGGGDREETAPDSDERKGRRGGLLNALNLSTFLPFTGRPATDEMSPRSLAQMQRLLTLSPRPSPRGSIAAEWRRYHGEGAWKGLVDPLDQNLRREVLRYGDFVQAAYTAFHSMPSSPSHGHGQHRTLVLPDRSYRPTRSLFATSSLSIPPWAQRRSAPKWLTQRTSFAGYVAVCDNEREVRRMGRRDIVIVLRGTATCPEWAENLRTGLVPVSDDDDSDDATAAQNVPKVAKGFLSLYKTAGDHVPSLSDAIVEEVRRLIEVYKGEELSITVVGHSLGASLALLAADELSACLAADAASNSTAADDHQPPPISVVSFGGPKTGNRAFADRLQHERGVNVLRVVNAGDVVTRVPGLVTPTTMAEGYVHAGGAELTLDSRDSPCLRPDAGPACCHDLEAYLHLLDGFMGSGRPFRADASRSVAGLLIYQRTSVKRAYVERARVLGFEPAAMPRTATANGAGAADGQYGFLASPS; this is encoded by the coding sequence ATGTCCGCCGCGGCAGCTATCGCGGCACCGCCGCGACACAGCCGGCCGTCGCCTCTCAACCCAAACGCAACGGCGATGGCCAACACCACCAAGCCTAACGCCGTCTGTACAAAGACGCACCTCGCCAACCtcgaccgcctcctcctccgcccgccgccgctcccgcTCCCAGTCCGGCCTAAGAAGGCGCTCGCCGACGAGTCCGGCGGGGGCGACAGGGAGGAGACCGCCCCCGACTCCGACGAACGCAAAGGCCGCCGGGGCGGGCTCCTCAACGCGCTGAATCTGTCGACGTTCCTGCCGTTCACGGGGAGGCCCGCCACGGACGAGATGTCCCCGCGTAGCCTGGCACAAATGCAGCGGCTCCTCACGCTCTCGCCGCGGCCCTCGCCCAGGGGCTCCATCGCCGCCGAATGGCGACGTTACCACGGCGAGGGCGCGTGGAAGGGCCTGGTCGACCCGCTCGACCAGAACCTACGCCGCGAGGTTTTGCGATACGGCGACTTCGTGCAGGCCGCATACACGGCGTTCCACTCCATGCCGTCGTCGCCGTCGCACGGCCACGGCCAGCATCGCACGCTCGTGCTACCGGACCGGTCGTACCGGCCGACTCGCAGCCTGTTTGCCACGTCTTCCCTGTCCATCCCGCCGTGGGCGCAGCGGCGGTCGGCGCCCAAGTGGCTGACACAGCGCACAAGCTTCGCCGGCTACGTCGCCGTCTGCGACAACGAGCGCGAGGTTCGGCGCATGGGCCGTCGCGACATCGTCATTGTGCTGCGCGGCACCGCCACGTGCCCTGAGTGGGCAGAGAACCTCCGCACCGGCCTCGTGCCGGTGTCGGACGACGATGACAGCGACGACGCCACGGCGGCGCAGAACGTGCCCAAGGTGGCGAAGGGGTTCCTGAGCCTGTACAAGACGGCCGGCGACCACGTGCCCAGCCTGTCGGACGCCATTGTGGAGGAGGTGAGGCGGCTGATCGAGGTGTACAAGGGCGAGGAGCTCAGCATCACGGTGGTTGGCCACAGCCTCGGCGCATCTTTGGccctcctcgccgccgacgagctaaGCGCGTGCCTGGCCGCCGATGCGGCGAGTAACAGCACGGCTGCAGATGATCATCAGCCGCCGCCAATCTCCGTGGTTTCCTTCGGCGGCCCGAAGACCGGCAACCGCGCGTTCGCGGACCGGCTACAGCACGAGCGGGGCGTGAACGTGCTGCGCGTGGTGAACGCCGGCGACGTGGTGACGCGCGTCCCCGGGCTCGTGACACCGACGACGATGGCCGAAGGATACGTGCACGCAGGTGGCGCGGAGCTGACGCTGGACAGCCGCGACTCGCCGTGCCTTCGCCCGGACGCCGGCCCGGCCTGCTGCCACGACCTGGAGGCCTACCTGCACCTGCTGGACGGGTTCATGGGCTCCGGCCGGCCGTTCCGCGCCGACGCGAGTCGCAGCGTGGCGGGGCTGCTCATTTACCAGCGGACCAGCGTGAAGCGTGCCTACGTGGAGCGCGCGAGGGTGCTCGGGTTCGAGCCGGCGGCCATGCCAAGGACCGCCACGGCCAACGGCGCTGGCGCTGCTGATGGACAGTACGGCTTCCTGGCCAGTCCCTCGTGA